From Deinococcus humi, a single genomic window includes:
- a CDS encoding ATP-binding domain-containing protein — translation MTLNIARDVHEGLHLSRHILVVTVGAGASANTMMLKVGEGLKAAGIDFYIPSADAKNLPAGKNPNRFWLDGSVTITTIHRAKGNEADVVYVVGLDEVARAEGDIQVRNQLTSCSPP, via the coding sequence TTGACCCTGAACATCGCCCGCGATGTTCATGAGGGACTGCACCTGTCGCGCCATATCCTGGTGGTGACGGTGGGAGCTGGGGCCAGCGCGAACACCATGATGCTGAAGGTTGGAGAAGGACTTAAAGCTGCTGGAATCGACTTCTACATTCCCTCTGCTGATGCCAAGAACCTGCCTGCCGGAAAGAACCCCAACCGCTTCTGGCTGGATGGGTCCGTGACCATCACCACCATCCACCGTGCCAAGGGCAATGAGGCGGATGTGGTGTACGTGGTGGGGCTGGATGAAGTCGCCCGGGCCGAGGGAGACATTCAGGTCCGCAACCAGTTAACCAGTTGTTCACCGCCATGA
- a CDS encoding serine hydrolase domain-containing protein: MTVTQPAWFIPALFSLALTSFATAQPAARPLPAATVAQIDSIVRDIMREKNLPSVAVGVWIPGQGEYQAAFGTANLQTGRMRQVGDAFRIASISKTFTATAILQLADQGQLSTSDLLSNWFPDFPNSSRITVKDLLTMRSGVAEYADADVLAAYYRRPLAPFTAQDAVRLAAAKVASFTAPDEQTVYTNTNYVLLEQIVERVSGQDMDAYLQANVMTPLGLRRTFYATGPLLPSLLHGYSLDPDTGTFRDMTWLNPQLAGGAGAVVSTLDDLHTYVRALCTGTLLQPATQAERLAGQPGAGSPSFIQYGEGVLLFGPFCGHNGSIFGFSSEAFYLPARDAVIVINVSRLDHDDKSHSSELFLRLSKALFPAEVNW; the protein is encoded by the coding sequence ATGACTGTGACGCAACCCGCCTGGTTTATCCCGGCCCTCTTCAGCCTGGCTCTGACTTCCTTTGCCACTGCCCAGCCCGCTGCCCGTCCGTTGCCTGCCGCCACAGTGGCGCAGATTGACTCCATTGTCCGGGACATCATGCGGGAGAAGAACCTGCCGAGCGTGGCCGTCGGGGTGTGGATTCCCGGTCAGGGAGAGTACCAGGCCGCTTTTGGCACTGCCAACCTGCAGACGGGCCGCATGCGGCAGGTTGGCGACGCCTTCCGCATCGCCAGCATCAGCAAGACCTTCACGGCAACCGCCATCCTGCAACTCGCGGACCAGGGACAGCTCAGCACCAGTGACCTGCTTTCGAACTGGTTTCCGGATTTCCCAAACTCGAGCCGAATCACAGTGAAAGACCTCCTGACGATGCGCAGCGGCGTCGCGGAATACGCGGACGCGGACGTGTTGGCCGCGTACTACCGCCGCCCGCTGGCACCTTTCACGGCACAGGACGCGGTTCGCCTCGCGGCAGCGAAGGTGGCGTCGTTCACCGCTCCGGATGAACAGACTGTGTACACCAACACGAATTACGTGCTGCTGGAACAGATCGTGGAGCGCGTGAGTGGACAGGATATGGACGCGTATCTGCAGGCGAATGTGATGACGCCTCTGGGGTTGCGCCGCACCTTCTACGCCACAGGTCCACTCCTGCCCAGCCTGCTGCACGGGTACAGCCTGGATCCTGACACGGGAACCTTCCGGGACATGACGTGGCTCAACCCGCAGCTGGCGGGCGGGGCGGGCGCGGTGGTCTCCACGCTGGACGACCTGCACACTTACGTGCGTGCGCTGTGCACCGGCACGTTGCTGCAGCCCGCCACGCAGGCGGAGCGCCTCGCAGGACAGCCTGGAGCGGGGAGCCCATCCTTCATTCAGTACGGCGAGGGGGTGCTGCTCTTCGGACCCTTCTGTGGTCACAACGGTTCCATCTTCGGTTTCAGCAGCGAGGCCTTCTACCTGCCAGCGCGAGACGCCGTAATCGTGATCAACGTCAGTCGCTTGGACCATGACGACAAGAGCCACTCCTCAGAGTTGTTCCTGCGACTCAGCAAGGCGCTCTTCCCGGCGGAGGTGAACTGGTGA
- a CDS encoding serine hydrolase, translated as MNGKAQRPHAPRWLVPLLGLLLAAPATVAAQAREVTPTRLAAALSGLDRLATQAVSTGGVPGLSIAVVHDDKVIYLKGFGVREAGRPGAVTPDTVFQLASMSKPIASTVVAAIVSRGAATWDDPAIKHDPGFQLKDPWATREVTLRDLFSHRSGLPGDAGDDLDIVGYSRDEILRRLRYIEPASSLRANYAYSNFGLTEGGVAAARAIGKTWEDAAAELLYRPLGMTATSSRFKDYATADNRALLHVGKVGAWKASFTRQPDAQSPAGGVSSTARDLAQWLRLQLGGGMLGGKQVIGADALAETHLPQIAKGMNPATGLSAFYGLGWNVEHDEHGRLFWSHAGAFSLGARTYVSLLPAENLGIVILSNAFPTGVPDGLANSFYDLALNGGLSRDWIPFWNGLYQRLYDSFGAAGAVYATPPAQPSSPLPLSAYLGTYHNDYFGEIEVVEEKGHLVLRQGPQSLAFPLRHFDRDLFTYLPDPELPAALAAVTFTVGPDRRAQSVVLGNLADDGRASFTRVQLPK; from the coding sequence ATGAATGGAAAGGCTCAACGTCCTCATGCACCGCGCTGGCTGGTTCCACTCCTCGGCCTCTTGCTGGCTGCCCCGGCAACTGTGGCCGCCCAGGCCAGAGAGGTCACGCCCACACGGCTCGCGGCGGCCCTCTCCGGACTCGACCGTCTCGCCACCCAGGCCGTGAGCACGGGAGGAGTTCCTGGCCTGTCGATCGCCGTCGTCCACGACGACAAGGTCATCTACCTCAAGGGCTTCGGCGTCCGGGAAGCGGGGAGGCCCGGGGCCGTCACCCCCGACACCGTCTTTCAGCTCGCCTCGATGTCCAAGCCCATCGCCTCCACCGTCGTGGCCGCCATTGTCAGCCGTGGCGCGGCCACCTGGGATGATCCGGCCATCAAGCACGATCCCGGGTTCCAGCTCAAAGACCCCTGGGCCACCCGCGAGGTCACCCTGCGTGACCTCTTCTCTCACCGCAGCGGTCTGCCGGGCGACGCGGGTGACGACCTTGACATCGTGGGCTACAGCCGGGACGAGATTCTGCGCCGCCTTCGCTACATCGAACCTGCCAGCAGCCTGCGCGCGAACTACGCCTACTCCAACTTCGGCCTGACCGAGGGGGGCGTGGCGGCCGCCCGCGCGATCGGGAAAACCTGGGAGGACGCGGCCGCCGAACTGCTCTACAGACCGCTGGGTATGACGGCCACGAGTTCGCGCTTCAAGGACTATGCCACCGCCGACAACCGCGCCCTTCTGCACGTCGGGAAGGTGGGGGCCTGGAAGGCCAGCTTCACCCGCCAGCCTGACGCCCAATCCCCGGCGGGCGGAGTCAGCTCGACCGCCCGCGACTTGGCGCAGTGGCTGCGCCTTCAGCTCGGCGGCGGAATGCTTGGCGGTAAGCAGGTGATCGGTGCGGACGCGCTCGCTGAAACGCACCTCCCGCAGATCGCCAAGGGGATGAATCCGGCGACGGGCCTGAGCGCTTTCTACGGCCTGGGCTGGAATGTGGAACATGACGAACACGGACGGCTGTTCTGGAGTCACGCCGGGGCCTTCTCGCTCGGGGCGCGCACCTACGTCAGCCTGCTGCCGGCCGAGAACCTCGGCATCGTCATCCTGTCCAACGCCTTTCCCACCGGCGTGCCGGACGGGCTGGCCAACAGCTTCTACGATTTGGCCCTGAACGGGGGGCTGAGCCGCGACTGGATCCCCTTCTGGAACGGGCTCTACCAGCGGTTATACGACAGCTTCGGGGCCGCGGGGGCTGTGTATGCCACCCCGCCGGCTCAGCCGTCCTCTCCGTTGCCCCTGAGCGCGTATCTCGGCACGTACCACAACGACTACTTCGGGGAGATTGAGGTGGTGGAGGAAAAGGGCCACCTGGTGCTGCGGCAGGGTCCACAAAGTCTGGCTTTCCCCTTGCGGCATTTTGACCGCGATCTGTTCACCTATCTCCCGGACCCCGAGTTGCCTGCGGCGCTGGCGGCCGTGACCTTTACGGTGGGGCCGGACCGCCGGGCGCAGTCGGTCGTGCTCGGAAACCTGGCCGACGACGGCCGGGCAAGCTTTACCCGCGTTCAGTTGCCCAAATAA
- a CDS encoding serine hydrolase domain-containing protein gives MRRPQQRRSARLVILSALALLATACAPAAQPTQPASGAKTQAAAIVALAREAMVRSDLRAVILRVTVDGRELVTAALGESMTGVPATTNMHFRNGAVAIAYMSTLLLQLVDQGRVGLDDPLSNWLPDLPDASQVTLRMLTNMTAGYPDYVQNERLASLLYADPFRPFTPQDLIAIGLSTPRVFAPGTNWDYSHTNYVILGQVLEKVTGKPLATLMRENIFGPLGLKNTDSVSTAAIREPVLHAYSSERREALRVAPSARFYEESTYWNPSWTLAQGAVQTTNIYDMAATAEAVTTGALLSPASHKAQISPSLLGFGSPLPGCPACHTLDQTYSYGLGVVRSGSWVLQNPLFAGYGSIMASLPSKKIAIAIITTFGEKAFDEKGNNRSERASTALYTAIGTLLAPDDPPPTPVAR, from the coding sequence ATGCGTAGACCACAGCAGAGAAGATCGGCCCGACTGGTCATACTCTCCGCCCTCGCCCTCCTCGCCACCGCCTGTGCGCCCGCCGCACAACCGACCCAGCCAGCCTCAGGTGCCAAGACCCAGGCCGCTGCCATCGTGGCGCTGGCGCGGGAGGCGATGGTCAGGTCCGACCTCCGGGCCGTCATCCTTCGGGTGACCGTGGACGGGCGCGAACTGGTCACGGCCGCCCTGGGCGAGTCGATGACTGGCGTTCCCGCGACAACTAACATGCACTTCCGAAATGGCGCCGTCGCCATCGCCTATATGTCCACGTTGCTCCTGCAACTCGTGGATCAGGGGCGGGTGGGCCTCGACGACCCCCTTTCGAACTGGCTCCCCGACCTCCCCGACGCCAGCCAGGTCACTTTGCGGATGCTCACCAATATGACGGCCGGCTATCCCGACTACGTGCAGAACGAGCGCCTGGCGAGCCTGCTGTACGCCGACCCCTTCCGCCCCTTCACGCCGCAGGACCTCATTGCCATCGGCCTGTCCACGCCCCGGGTCTTCGCGCCCGGAACCAACTGGGACTACTCACACACGAACTACGTGATCCTCGGGCAGGTGCTGGAAAAGGTCACGGGGAAGCCTCTGGCGACCCTGATGCGGGAGAACATCTTCGGGCCGTTGGGGCTGAAGAACACCGACAGCGTGAGCACAGCGGCGATCCGCGAGCCCGTCCTCCACGCCTACAGCTCCGAGCGCCGCGAAGCCCTCAGGGTCGCGCCGTCGGCTCGTTTCTACGAGGAGTCCACATACTGGAATCCTTCGTGGACGCTCGCGCAAGGTGCGGTTCAGACCACGAACATCTATGACATGGCGGCGACCGCCGAGGCGGTGACCACAGGGGCGCTGCTGTCGCCTGCATCCCACAAGGCGCAAATTTCCCCGAGTCTGCTGGGCTTCGGCTCACCGCTGCCAGGGTGCCCGGCCTGCCACACCCTCGACCAGACTTATAGCTACGGGCTCGGCGTCGTCCGCAGCGGCTCCTGGGTTCTCCAGAATCCTCTGTTCGCAGGCTACGGATCGATCATGGCCTCCCTCCCCTCGAAGAAGATTGCAATCGCTATCATCACGACCTTCGGCGAGAAGGCTTTCGACGAGAAGGGCAATAACCGTTCTGAACGGGCGAGCACAGCCCTCTACACCGCTATCGGCACGCTGCTCGCACCGGACGATCCTCCACCGACTCCAGTGGCAAGGTGA